One Cupriavidus taiwanensis DNA window includes the following coding sequences:
- a CDS encoding DUF1254 domain-containing protein encodes MKPIFRQLAGAVTLAVMLSGCATAPDYAGNPAAAEQPPSDQAMKALSAEVFTFAYPMVLMDVTRELMTLRTPANTFSHKRTFPDATFTEVVSPNADTLYSSAWLDLSREPVILSVPDTRGRYYLMPLMDAWTNVFAAPGKRTTGTRRGNFAITGPDWRGTLPKGMQEIRSPTSMVWLIGRTQASGKQDFPAVHRLQDQYRLTPLSAWGGGRRVPDKAAPRPALDPDSAPVEQVAAMDAQAFFSRFAALLPANPPAPADSAMVEKMRRMGIRPGVPFKTTVMEPSTARAVQEGATAALAAIEQAARKGNADAGNGWVMHRDLGTYGTSYGRRAVTAWVGLGANLPEDAIYASTRTDANGKPLQGGARYVLHFDKHQLPPARAFWSLTLYNERQAFVPNPIQRYAIGSRDRLRYNRDGSLDIYIQHERPAGARAANWLPAPPDGLNMMLRAYWPEQALLDGTWMPPPVMRVN; translated from the coding sequence ATGAAGCCTATCTTTCGTCAACTGGCGGGCGCGGTCACGCTCGCCGTCATGCTGTCCGGCTGCGCCACCGCGCCTGACTATGCCGGCAACCCGGCCGCCGCCGAACAGCCGCCCTCCGACCAGGCCATGAAGGCCTTGTCCGCCGAGGTCTTCACCTTTGCCTATCCGATGGTGCTGATGGACGTGACGCGCGAGCTGATGACGCTGCGCACGCCCGCCAACACCTTCAGCCACAAGCGCACCTTCCCGGATGCCACCTTCACCGAGGTGGTCAGCCCCAATGCCGACACGCTGTACTCGTCGGCGTGGCTGGACCTGTCGCGCGAGCCGGTGATCCTGTCCGTGCCCGATACGCGCGGGCGTTATTACCTGATGCCGTTGATGGATGCGTGGACCAACGTGTTCGCCGCACCGGGCAAGCGCACCACCGGCACGCGCCGCGGCAACTTCGCCATCACCGGTCCGGACTGGCGCGGCACGCTGCCCAAGGGCATGCAGGAGATCCGCTCGCCCACCTCGATGGTCTGGCTGATCGGCCGCACGCAAGCCAGCGGCAAGCAGGACTTCCCCGCGGTGCACCGGCTGCAGGACCAGTACCGGCTGACGCCGCTGTCGGCCTGGGGCGGCGGCCGCCGCGTGCCGGACAAGGCCGCGCCGCGGCCCGCGCTCGATCCCGACAGCGCCCCGGTGGAGCAGGTGGCAGCCATGGACGCGCAGGCGTTCTTCTCGCGCTTTGCCGCACTGCTGCCGGCCAACCCGCCGGCGCCGGCCGACAGCGCCATGGTCGAGAAGATGCGCCGCATGGGCATCCGCCCCGGCGTGCCGTTCAAGACCACGGTGATGGAGCCGTCCACCGCGCGGGCGGTGCAGGAGGGCGCCACCGCCGCGCTGGCGGCGATCGAGCAGGCCGCGCGCAAGGGCAACGCCGACGCCGGCAACGGCTGGGTCATGCATCGCGACCTCGGCACCTACGGCACCAGCTATGGCCGCCGCGCGGTCACCGCGTGGGTGGGGCTCGGCGCCAACCTGCCGGAGGATGCGATCTACGCCTCCACCCGCACCGATGCCAATGGCAAGCCGCTGCAGGGCGGGGCGCGTTACGTGCTGCACTTCGACAAGCACCAGCTGCCGCCGGCGCGCGCGTTCTGGTCGCTGACGCTGTACAACGAGCGCCAGGCCTTCGTGCCGAACCCGATCCAGCGCTATGCCATCGGCAGCCGCGACCGCCTGCGCTACAACCGCGACGGCTCGCTCGATATCTACATCCAGCATGAGCGCCCGGCCGGCGCCAGGGCGGCCAACTGGCTGCCGGCGCCGCCCGATGGCCTGAACATGATGCTGCGCGCGTACTGGCCGGAACAGGCGCTGCTGGACGGCACCTGGATGCCGCCGCCGGTGATGCGGGTGAACTGA
- a CDS encoding short-chain fatty acid transporter, producing MIRASYLCLPVACLLAACETPPQLAPRPVPPPATRITVDPQAMSRAASAACEPAVAEALQRRYPQPGSVMLMADREQYYQRPNAQTSVNGEGVFEPDNSESAIGFHYVCLYNARTGKVDDVQMRY from the coding sequence GTGATCCGAGCTTCTTACCTGTGCCTGCCGGTTGCGTGCCTGCTGGCGGCCTGCGAGACGCCGCCGCAACTGGCGCCGCGCCCGGTGCCGCCGCCCGCCACCCGCATCACCGTCGACCCCCAGGCCATGTCCCGCGCGGCCTCCGCGGCCTGCGAGCCCGCGGTGGCGGAAGCCCTGCAGCGACGCTACCCGCAGCCGGGCAGCGTGATGCTGATGGCCGACCGCGAGCAGTACTACCAGCGTCCCAACGCGCAGACCTCGGTCAACGGCGAAGGCGTGTTCGAGCCCGACAACAGCGAATCAGCGATCGGCTTCCACTACGTCTGCCTGTACAACGCGCGCACCGGCAAGGTCGACGATGTCCAGATGCGGTACTGA
- a CDS encoding MBL fold metallo-hydrolase: MTTTETSGNRPANPTPLLRTAASLLVVRDAPAGMEVLLVRRVERANDRSSGAYVFPGGTLDAQDRHLHPHAHGLDDVLASERLGLPASGLDFYLAAVRECFEEAGLLFACDHQGRLRAPHELDTAQQALLREAVQRGGPGLAHACEQLGLRLAADRLAYHSYWLTPPGLPKRFDTRFFVAVAPEGQLAVPDGTEIVEHRWVRPAEAADPASGLPMMHVTRRTLGSIAQFETAAACFAYFSQLRGIACIMPRLATGAAGVRPVMPNEPCYAEIGRIDPDGKVHGRYELAPGVPVQLSERVWRVTANNGSVMTGPGTNTYLVGGGARNEWAVIDPGPDDGEHVRAILEAAPGPIRWILATHTHLDHSPAAAALQAATGATVLGRAAPAGPWQDPSFAPQRELVHGERLALAEDCTLRVCHTPGHASNHLCYLLEEEKTLFTGDHVMQGSTVVIGPPDGDMRAYLDSLAALQEEDLEWLAPGHGFLIARPQDAIRILVRHRLQREAKVAGALRELGPAALGELVLRVYDDVPPRMHPVAQRSLLAHLIKLRDEGKAREADGIWSEAAG; encoded by the coding sequence ATGACAACCACAGAGACAAGCGGCAACCGCCCCGCCAACCCCACGCCGCTGCTGCGCACGGCCGCCAGCCTGCTGGTGGTGCGCGACGCGCCCGCCGGCATGGAAGTGCTGCTGGTGCGCCGCGTCGAACGCGCCAACGACCGCAGCAGCGGCGCTTATGTTTTCCCCGGCGGCACCCTCGATGCGCAAGACCGGCACCTGCACCCGCACGCCCACGGCCTCGATGACGTGCTCGCCAGCGAACGCCTGGGCCTGCCGGCCAGCGGCCTGGACTTCTACCTCGCCGCGGTGCGCGAGTGCTTTGAAGAGGCCGGCCTGCTGTTCGCCTGCGACCACCAGGGGCGCCTGCGCGCGCCGCACGAGCTGGACACCGCGCAGCAGGCGCTGCTGCGCGAGGCCGTGCAGCGCGGCGGCCCGGGATTGGCCCACGCCTGCGAGCAACTGGGCCTGCGCCTGGCGGCGGACCGCCTTGCCTATCACAGCTACTGGCTGACGCCGCCCGGCCTGCCCAAGCGTTTCGATACCCGCTTCTTCGTCGCGGTCGCACCCGAAGGCCAGCTTGCCGTGCCCGACGGCACCGAGATCGTCGAGCACCGCTGGGTGCGCCCGGCCGAGGCGGCCGACCCGGCCAGCGGCCTGCCGATGATGCATGTCACGCGCCGCACGCTGGGCTCGATCGCGCAGTTCGAGACCGCCGCCGCCTGCTTTGCCTATTTCTCGCAGTTGCGCGGCATCGCCTGCATCATGCCGCGGCTCGCCACCGGCGCGGCTGGGGTGCGACCGGTGATGCCGAACGAGCCGTGCTACGCCGAGATCGGCCGCATCGATCCCGACGGCAAGGTGCACGGCCGCTACGAACTTGCACCCGGCGTGCCGGTGCAGTTGTCCGAACGGGTGTGGCGCGTCACGGCCAACAATGGCAGCGTAATGACCGGCCCGGGCACCAACACCTACCTGGTCGGCGGCGGCGCGCGCAACGAATGGGCCGTGATCGATCCGGGCCCGGACGACGGCGAGCATGTGCGCGCCATCCTGGAAGCCGCGCCCGGCCCGATCCGCTGGATTCTCGCCACGCACACGCACCTGGACCATTCGCCCGCGGCGGCGGCGCTGCAGGCCGCCACCGGTGCCACCGTGCTGGGACGCGCCGCCCCCGCCGGCCCGTGGCAGGACCCCAGCTTCGCGCCGCAGCGCGAACTGGTGCACGGCGAGCGCCTGGCCCTGGCCGAAGACTGCACGCTGCGCGTATGCCACACCCCCGGCCATGCGTCCAACCATCTCTGCTACCTGCTGGAAGAAGAAAAGACTCTCTTCACCGGCGACCACGTGATGCAGGGATCGACGGTCGTGATCGGCCCGCCCGATGGCGACATGCGCGCCTACCTCGACTCGCTCGCGGCGCTGCAGGAAGAAGACCTGGAGTGGCTGGCGCCGGGGCACGGTTTCCTGATCGCGCGCCCGCAGGACGCCATCCGCATCCTGGTGCGCCACCGCCTGCAGCGCGAGGCCAAGGTGGCCGGCGCGCTGCGCGAACTCGGTCCTGCCGCGCTTGGCGAGCTGGTGCTGCGCGTCTATGACGATGTGCCGCCGCGCATGCACCCGGTGGCGCAGCGCTCGCTGCTTGCGCACCTGATCAAGCTGCGCGACGAAGGCAAGGCGCGCGAGGCGGACGGCATCTGGTCGGAAGCGGCGGGCTGA
- a CDS encoding hydrolase has product MRGNFVIADIIVEKAAAAVQIFCNLRQPRRPSELFRNGLRARAATHSRLTLAGHLTYAQAHRAGSYNVPKVVAMTVVLSSSREREAGTNPGWHGCAAHPGIVHHHLHYCAILAMLLCALAHADEALPEFHDAAGAAPPLQASLALPELAEAAQGPDQLAEGSEPSGWMVQPLEPVVVEYAAAPQSSPSASLLTRATGAGPDDDAPGLAATDRDSAATSERARRVSLHLDDITTASGFADSRVRTMALAMDAVVPRAGGLTIQPRVQLAYQPGTSADPNMLSQAMPGDASATGIGVRLYGAQPTRLAGIYPFVEADWWQESRKQVININGTKIDADLLRGLFSFNIGAHGNTKTGVKLWFKVRAGRNPSGTVGARYRW; this is encoded by the coding sequence ATGCGTGGAAATTTTGTCATTGCCGACATTATTGTCGAAAAGGCTGCGGCGGCTGTCCAAATCTTCTGCAATTTGCGCCAGCCACGCCGGCCTTCGGAGCTGTTCCGCAACGGCCTGCGGGCGCGCGCCGCCACACATTCGCGGCTAACGCTGGCGGGGCATTTGACCTATGCTCAAGCTCATCGGGCAGGCTCTTATAACGTCCCGAAGGTGGTTGCCATGACTGTGGTCTTGTCATCATCGAGAGAGAGGGAGGCGGGGACGAACCCCGGATGGCACGGCTGTGCCGCGCATCCCGGCATCGTCCACCATCACCTGCATTACTGCGCCATCCTGGCCATGCTGTTGTGTGCGCTGGCCCACGCAGACGAAGCCTTGCCGGAGTTCCACGACGCTGCCGGCGCTGCCCCGCCGCTGCAGGCCAGCCTGGCGCTGCCGGAGCTGGCAGAAGCGGCGCAGGGTCCCGATCAACTCGCCGAAGGCTCCGAGCCAAGCGGCTGGATGGTCCAGCCCCTGGAGCCGGTCGTCGTCGAATACGCGGCGGCGCCGCAGTCATCCCCCTCTGCTTCCCTCCTGACGCGCGCCACGGGCGCCGGGCCCGATGACGATGCCCCGGGCCTTGCCGCCACGGACCGCGACAGCGCGGCCACGTCGGAACGTGCGCGCCGGGTGTCGCTGCATCTCGATGACATCACCACCGCCAGCGGCTTTGCCGACAGCCGCGTGCGCACCATGGCGCTGGCCATGGATGCGGTGGTGCCGCGCGCGGGCGGGCTGACCATCCAGCCGCGCGTGCAGCTGGCCTACCAGCCCGGCACCAGCGCTGATCCGAACATGTTGTCGCAAGCCATGCCTGGCGATGCCAGCGCGACCGGCATCGGCGTGCGCCTGTACGGCGCGCAGCCGACGCGGCTGGCGGGCATCTATCCGTTCGTCGAGGCTGACTGGTGGCAGGAAAGCCGCAAGCAGGTCATCAATATCAACGGCACCAAGATCGATGCCGACCTGCTGCGCGGACTGTTCTCGTTCAATATCGGTGCGCATGGCAATACCAAGACCGGTGTGAAGCTGTGGTTCAAGGTCCGCGCGGGGCGCAACCCGAGCGGAACCGTCGGGGCGCGGTATCGGTGGTAG
- a CDS encoding GGDEF domain-containing protein: MSPGSAPRRSLQRKLSMATAVGGLCTVVLAALVIAGSYGDFATARQNLYDISAYREVLDAANTLSAERGPANSVLGEPPSPHSAARERLQAFRARSDAALARLAAPPPAPFGLHSHHLPPLMIERVRERLARARTEIDELAARPPQQRDMDEIRHAIESMFEVVDALQPAIAWQVRELSVCDDGLAAPALTGKMLGDLREYAGRMASQIMAPVAARQPIPVRSLVDATRSRGRLLELWQLAGPAYNMFGAAPALEQAYADAGHQFFGRGVAMVDSLVAQGRISGNYSMTPTELTNRYVPTLEPLERLRSVFLDEVVAHFTSTRERALRRLAAACGTSALILAILGYMLVFARRAVFLPLLRARAEVIALAEDRGHPHDAVQAMRPGQAAEMRRLFDAIDILRRKLRERAALTAQLEQQARTDSLTGLLNRRALELVATRYGAHESASLVLIDVDRFKQINDRHGHAAGDQVLRNIAAQMRALVPAEGVLARFGGEEFALWLPHGRPGAAAALAETLRAAIASRPVYLSGTTQLGVTASFGVAVGHGGAAHWQRLFGAADAAMYRAKAEGRNCVREAQDLEGMPGR, translated from the coding sequence ATGAGCCCCGGCAGCGCGCCGCGCCGCAGCCTGCAGCGCAAGCTGTCGATGGCCACCGCGGTGGGCGGCCTCTGCACGGTGGTGCTGGCCGCCCTGGTGATCGCCGGCTCGTACGGCGACTTCGCCACGGCGCGGCAGAACCTGTACGACATCTCGGCGTACCGCGAGGTGCTGGACGCCGCCAATACGCTGTCCGCCGAACGCGGCCCGGCCAACAGCGTGCTGGGCGAGCCGCCGTCGCCGCACAGTGCGGCGCGCGAGCGCCTGCAGGCGTTCCGCGCGCGCAGCGACGCCGCGCTGGCGCGGCTGGCCGCGCCGCCGCCCGCTCCCTTCGGCCTGCACAGCCACCACCTGCCGCCGCTGATGATCGAGCGCGTGCGCGAGCGCCTGGCGCGCGCGCGCACCGAGATCGACGAACTGGCCGCGCGCCCGCCGCAGCAGCGTGACATGGACGAGATCCGCCATGCCATCGAAAGCATGTTCGAGGTCGTCGACGCGCTGCAGCCGGCCATCGCCTGGCAGGTGCGCGAGCTTTCCGTTTGCGATGACGGGCTTGCCGCCCCCGCCCTCACCGGCAAGATGCTGGGCGACCTGCGCGAGTACGCCGGGCGCATGGCGTCGCAGATCATGGCACCGGTGGCGGCGCGCCAGCCGATCCCGGTGCGCAGCCTGGTCGATGCGACGCGCTCGCGCGGACGGCTGCTGGAGCTGTGGCAGCTGGCCGGGCCGGCGTACAACATGTTCGGCGCCGCGCCCGCGCTGGAGCAGGCGTATGCCGACGCCGGCCACCAGTTCTTCGGCCGCGGCGTTGCCATGGTCGACAGCCTGGTCGCGCAGGGGCGCATCTCGGGCAACTACTCGATGACGCCCACCGAACTGACCAACCGCTACGTGCCCACGCTGGAGCCGCTTGAGCGGCTGCGCAGCGTGTTCCTGGACGAAGTGGTGGCGCATTTCACCAGCACGCGCGAGCGCGCGCTGCGCCGGCTCGCGGCCGCGTGCGGCACGTCGGCGCTGATCCTGGCGATACTGGGCTACATGCTGGTGTTCGCGCGGCGCGCGGTGTTCCTGCCGCTGCTGCGCGCGCGGGCGGAGGTGATCGCGCTGGCCGAGGACCGGGGCCACCCGCACGATGCCGTGCAGGCCATGCGCCCCGGCCAGGCCGCCGAGATGCGGCGCCTGTTCGATGCCATCGACATCCTGCGGCGCAAGCTGCGCGAGCGCGCCGCGCTGACCGCACAGCTGGAGCAGCAGGCCCGCACCGACAGCCTGACCGGCCTGCTGAACCGGCGCGCGCTGGAGCTGGTCGCAACCCGGTACGGGGCGCACGAGAGCGCCAGCCTGGTGCTGATCGACGTCGACCGCTTCAAGCAGATCAATGACCGCCACGGCCACGCCGCCGGCGACCAGGTGTTGCGCAACATCGCCGCGCAGATGCGCGCGCTGGTGCCGGCCGAGGGCGTGCTGGCACGCTTTGGCGGCGAGGAGTTCGCGCTGTGGCTGCCGCACGGCCGGCCCGGCGCAGCCGCCGCGCTGGCCGAAACGCTGCGCGCGGCCATTGCATCGCGGCCGGTCTACCTGTCCGGCACCACGCAGCTTGGCGTGACCGCGAGCTTCGGCGTGGCCGTCGGCCATGGCGGCGCGGCACACTGGCAGCGCCTGTTCGGCGCGGCCGATGCGGCGATGTACCGCGCCAAGGCGGAAGGCCGCAACTGCGTGCGCGAGGCGCAGGACCTGGAAGGGATGCCGGGGCGCTGA
- a CDS encoding amidohydrolase family protein: MLDLILRHCSLPDGRTGIDIGIAGGRIAAVEPALAARAGEEIDAAGQLVTPPFVDAHFHMDSTLSYGLPRVNQSGTLLEGIALWGELKPLLTQDAIVERALAYCDWAVARGLLAIRSHVDVCDPRLLAVEALLHVRERVRPYLDLQLVAFPQDGVLRAPGALASLKSSLDLGVDVVGGIPHFERTMAQGAESVRLLCELAADRGLRVDMHCDESDDPLSRHIETLASETVRLGLQGRVAGSHLTSMHSMDNYYVSKLIPLMREAGVAAIANPLINITLQGRHDTYPRRRGMTRVPELMAAGVPVAFGHDCVMDPWYGLGSGDMLEVAHMGLHVAQMTGQEAMRACFDAVTAAPASILGLDGYGLAPGCRADLVLLQARDPVEAIRLRSTRLRVLRAGKTIATTPAATAALALPGRPAQVDFLRGGGAA; this comes from the coding sequence ATGCTCGACCTGATCCTGCGGCATTGCAGCCTGCCCGACGGGCGCACCGGCATCGATATCGGCATTGCCGGCGGCCGCATCGCCGCCGTGGAGCCGGCCCTGGCCGCGCGCGCTGGCGAAGAGATCGACGCCGCCGGCCAGCTGGTGACGCCGCCGTTCGTCGACGCGCACTTCCATATGGATTCCACGCTGTCGTACGGGCTGCCGCGCGTGAACCAGTCGGGCACGCTGCTGGAAGGCATTGCGCTGTGGGGCGAGCTCAAGCCGCTGCTGACGCAGGACGCCATCGTCGAGCGCGCGCTGGCCTATTGCGACTGGGCCGTGGCGCGCGGGCTGCTGGCGATCCGCTCGCATGTGGACGTGTGCGATCCGCGCCTGCTGGCGGTCGAGGCGCTGCTGCACGTGCGCGAACGCGTGCGGCCCTACCTGGACCTGCAACTGGTGGCGTTCCCGCAGGACGGCGTGCTGCGCGCGCCTGGCGCGCTCGCCAGCCTGAAGAGCTCGCTGGACCTGGGGGTCGACGTGGTCGGCGGCATCCCGCATTTCGAGCGCACCATGGCGCAGGGCGCGGAGTCGGTGCGGCTGCTGTGCGAGCTGGCGGCCGATCGCGGCCTGCGCGTCGACATGCATTGCGATGAAAGCGACGATCCGCTGTCGCGCCATATCGAGACCCTGGCCAGCGAAACCGTGCGGCTGGGCCTGCAGGGCAGGGTGGCGGGATCGCACCTGACCTCGATGCATTCGATGGACAACTACTACGTGTCCAAGCTGATCCCGCTGATGCGCGAGGCCGGCGTGGCGGCGATCGCCAATCCGCTGATCAACATCACGCTGCAGGGGCGGCACGATACCTACCCGCGGCGCCGCGGCATGACGCGGGTGCCCGAGCTGATGGCGGCCGGCGTGCCGGTCGCGTTCGGCCACGATTGCGTGATGGACCCGTGGTACGGCCTCGGCTCCGGCGACATGCTGGAAGTGGCGCACATGGGCCTGCACGTGGCGCAGATGACGGGGCAGGAGGCGATGCGCGCGTGCTTCGACGCGGTGACGGCGGCGCCGGCGAGCATCCTGGGGCTGGACGGCTATGGCCTGGCGCCCGGCTGCCGCGCCGACCTGGTGCTGCTGCAGGCGCGCGACCCGGTCGAGGCGATCCGGCTGCGCAGCACGCGCCTGCGCGTGCTGCGCGCCGGCAAGACCATCGCCACCACGCCGGCGGCGACCGCGGCGCTGGCGCTGCCCGGCCGCCCGGCGCAGGTGGATTTCCTGCGCGGCGGCGGTGCGGCATAG
- a CDS encoding TetR/AcrR family transcriptional regulator translates to MDSRAALAPTLRTPPLREAGGRIRQENQAMILRAAEHVFARAGFAGATMAEIAMRAGVPKSNLHYYFRTKQALYRAVLAHTLQLWLSEADVIRAELPPQVALEQYIRAKMRLSASHPDASRVFANELLHGAPEIGEVLRHALRELVSRKAAVVQQWIDRGQMAPVDPQHLFFTIWAATQTYADFESQVCAVLGISRLQPQDYAHATEHVVVMLLRGCGLAPVPLA, encoded by the coding sequence ATGGACTCGCGCGCCGCGCTTGCGCCGACGCTGCGTACGCCGCCGCTGCGCGAGGCGGGCGGGCGCATCCGGCAGGAGAACCAGGCCATGATCCTGCGCGCGGCCGAGCACGTGTTTGCGCGTGCCGGGTTTGCCGGCGCCACCATGGCCGAGATCGCCATGCGCGCGGGGGTGCCCAAGTCGAACCTGCACTACTACTTCCGCACCAAGCAGGCGCTGTACCGCGCGGTGCTGGCGCACACGCTGCAGCTGTGGTTGTCGGAGGCCGACGTGATCCGCGCCGAGCTGCCGCCGCAGGTCGCGCTGGAGCAGTACATCCGCGCCAAGATGCGGCTGTCGGCCAGCCATCCGGATGCGTCGCGGGTGTTCGCCAACGAGCTGCTGCACGGCGCGCCCGAGATCGGCGAGGTGCTGCGCCACGCCCTGCGCGAACTGGTGTCGCGCAAGGCCGCGGTGGTGCAGCAGTGGATCGACCGCGGCCAGATGGCGCCGGTCGATCCGCAGCACCTGTTCTTCACCATCTGGGCCGCCACGCAGACCTATGCGGACTTTGAATCGCAGGTCTGCGCGGTGCTGGGTATCAGCCGCCTGCAGCCGCAGGACTATGCGCACGCCACCGAGCACGTGGTGGTGATGCTGCTGCGCGGCTGCGGCCTGGCGCCCGTACCGCTGGCCTGA
- the upp gene encoding uracil phosphoribosyltransferase: MNDMSAVPAVEPGAPDSADPASLSGVMVVDHPLVQHKVTLVRSEETTTDNFRRLVREISQLLTYEATRDLAMETVAIRTPIAATQSRVLSGKKLCLVSILRAGNGFLDGMLDLLPAARVGHIGLYRDPETLEPIEYYFKMPEDIHERMVIVVDPMLATGNSAIAALNRLREAGVTTMKYVCLIASRPGLRALRAAHPDVGIVTAAIDETLNEHGYIVPGLGDAGDRLYGTR, encoded by the coding sequence ATGAACGACATGTCCGCTGTTCCCGCAGTCGAGCCCGGCGCGCCGGATTCCGCCGACCCTGCCAGCCTGTCCGGCGTGATGGTGGTCGACCACCCGCTGGTGCAGCACAAGGTCACGCTGGTGCGCAGCGAAGAGACCACCACCGACAACTTCCGCCGCCTGGTGCGCGAGATCAGCCAGCTGCTGACCTACGAAGCCACGCGCGACCTGGCGATGGAAACCGTCGCGATTCGCACGCCGATCGCGGCCACGCAGTCGCGCGTGCTGTCGGGCAAGAAGCTGTGCCTGGTGTCGATCCTGCGCGCGGGCAACGGCTTTCTCGACGGCATGCTCGACCTGCTGCCGGCGGCGCGTGTCGGCCACATCGGCCTGTACCGCGACCCCGAGACGCTCGAGCCGATCGAGTATTACTTCAAGATGCCCGAGGACATCCACGAACGCATGGTGATCGTGGTCGATCCGATGCTGGCCACCGGCAATTCGGCGATCGCCGCGCTGAACCGGCTCAGGGAGGCCGGCGTCACCACCATGAAGTACGTGTGCCTGATCGCGTCGCGCCCCGGCCTGCGCGCGCTGCGCGCCGCGCATCCGGACGTCGGCATCGTTACCGCGGCCATCGACGAGACGCTCAACGAGCACGGCTATATCGTGCCCGGCCTGGGCGATGCCGGCGACCGCCTGTACGGCACGCGCTGA